TATATtcagttaaaatattaaaaccgTTAGTACAAAAGATTAGAGATTCACCAAGGCGGTTGTAGCGGCTCCAAATAGGGCAATGAGGGATAGAACCGAGACTTGACCGATGAATGTGGCCATAGCTTCGAATACAAGCACACCGTACACATACGGATGCtgccaataaaaaaaaacaatagttgagtttgcccaaaaaaaaaaagaagtagttgagtttttaaataatcaatCAACTAAGGAATGATTAAACCGTTAGACTGTTAAATATATTACACGTTGGTACTTTTACTTATAGACTCAATCTCAATGTATATGACTTTCATTATTATTGTGAAAGACAAGTTGGCTTTTTAGAAAAGGTTGGTAGATTTAGGCACGTCGTCGGTCAATGATTTCATTTCGAATCCGACAAACtttgacttttttttaatagagTTTAAACCGAAGAAGCTGACTCTGAGTTGAACCATGTACCGAGTCAGAACCTAAACCAAGAACTTTCAAATCCAAGGCAAAACAGAGGATTGGACTTACTTGCCAGCACGCAGTCCAAGCACGGAAAAGCTCTCCGGTCAAAACCATGGGAACGAACAAGAACGGTAGTCCAACAACCGTTGAGCAGAAAAGCATCTCCATCTGCAACATTTCATACTTACAAGAATCTCAGACACGAAGCAAAACAGAACGGTTAAACATAACCGGAAGGAACCgggtttttgtgtgttttcttgCCTGAGTTGTCTCGGGGTTCATTGTGAAAATGGCTTCTTGAAGATTACCCAAGAAAGCATCCATGATCAATGCACCAGTAATCATCAAAATCCCAATCATACTGAAGTTTGGAGACATTTGTGCGTCTGCTAATGTGAATAGTATCAAACCAAGAACCAGCAAGAAGGCTGAAATGTATTCGTGGACCGGGTATTTTCTCCTCAGACCGGGTATGAAAGCTCCCATTATCATCACAGGCAACACCTGAAACCCCATTTGAACAATTCTCTGAACACTAGCCTACTTTAAACATAATGAGATTTGTACAAAAAGTGGGAACAGTGGAAGTACCTTAGTGGATTTGAACATGATTTGAGCAGGATAATTGAGATAAGCCAAAGAGCCTTTGGTTAAACCATGTGATCCCATGAGAACAGCAGATAGTTTGACATATGTTCTCATAGGATTCACAATATGCTTTGTGGTGAACCCCTGAAGGTAGATCAGGAACAAGTAGACAAATCCTTGTATAAACGTGAAGTACCAACCAAAGCtacacaaaaaaacaaaaagagaaaataaatcccattattatcatttttaattgttaaaatcaaaatattaggAGAAATTTAAAGTTGACTTTACCTAAATTGCAGGCGATTATAAACATATTCCtgtgaatataaaaaattacacaaaTATCAGAAAAAATCAAGTCAATAATCACAAATATAGATCCAATTAATTCTCCAAAATctgtttttaacaaaatcacAACTGTTTTTTCGTGTGACCTCACAagatgatattttataatttgaattcTGAAATATAGAAATCAAAAAGCTTTTGCGTTTGTTTTGGAGAGAGTTTAGTTGGTCATGCAATGAAAAATCAAACACTTAAGCatgtttaagcaaaaaaaacaattaagcaTGCAAATGATTTTCTTAATGCACATAATTAGGAGATAgtgataaacaaacaaaaatgatttaACGTTATCTATTATAATTCGGGATCCACGAaatgaataaaaactaaaaataaaaataaaaagagataaatgaataaatgaaaAGAACCTCGCAAACTCCGTTGACGAGGTAACCAAAGAAGAAACCAGAAGTGCAGATGAGAAACTGTTGCCATGTTGGTCGATCAGACAGAGAGATTCCAAACAGAGATCTTGACTGTTCCTCGttcttcatccttcttctttagAAGACGGAAGAATAATCAAAGCttttgagaaaattaaaaaacaaaagaggtCAAAAGAAacccagaaaaaaataaaagagtaaaaTCACAAGAATTTATGTAAAGTCATTCATAACGGTATATCACTCCTCGAAATAACCAAagaacaaaccaaaccaaaccaaactcttCTCTAATAATTCTCTCCTC
The sequence above is a segment of the Raphanus sativus cultivar WK10039 unplaced genomic scaffold, ASM80110v3 Scaffold2067, whole genome shotgun sequence genome. Coding sequences within it:
- the LOC130505184 gene encoding UDP-galactose/UDP-glucose transporter 2, with product MKNEEQSRSLFGISLSDRPTWQQFLICTSGFFFGYLVNGVCEEYVYNRLQFSFGWYFTFIQGFVYLFLIYLQGFTTKHIVNPMRTYVKLSAVLMGSHGLTKGSLAYLNYPAQIMFKSTKVLPVMIMGAFIPGLRRKYPVHEYISAFLLVLGLILFTLADAQMSPNFSMIGILMITGALIMDAFLGNLQEAIFTMNPETTQMEMLFCSTVVGLPFLFVPMVLTGELFRAWTACWQHPYVYGVLVFEAMATFIGQVSVLSLIALFGAATTALITTARKGVTLLLSYLIFTKPLTEQHGSGLLLIAMGIVLKMVPMDSKPPSKIPARQAVRNGGGEGDRDEDEERKSLV